A segment of the Triticum urartu cultivar G1812 chromosome 1, Tu2.1, whole genome shotgun sequence genome:
TAGCCATTTTGATTAGACACTTCAGATCAAAATAAGAAGCTCAGATGGAAATGGTTGCGCTTCCACACAAAACCCTGCTGGCAAGGTCTCCCTTTGCAGATTAATGAGATTGAAAGGGATGCAGCTTCTGATCTTCACCTTGGAAGCAGTTCTACACCTGTGCCTCTGCAGCTCCCCGTCTGCTGCAATCTGTACCTGTCAAGTTCAGAGGGAAAAAAGGATGGTCGCAGAATTCTAGGTAAATGATTCACCTGCAAGGTGTAATCTGCCACACAATATAGAAGATCAACAAGGACTGCAAACACAACTTCTTCTTGTGGGGGATCACCAGAGCATCTTGTCTCATCGCCCTCGGGTTGTAGGCGGTTGGAGTTTGCTTGTATCCTGTACTAACTTGTGTGTTCTCCTGCATATCCGTGGAAAAAGATATTTTCCAAGTCTCTCATCCAACCTTAGCCACTCTAGAAATGTTGACAACTGCTACACGATCTGTCATCCAACCGTAGCCACTCTAGAAATGTAGACATCTGCTACACAATTGGACTTGCTACCTAGTGTAGTGGTTCTTACAACTTCTGAAAAAGTGGTTTGTTACATGTTATCCACACATTAGACTCCAGATAGTCACATCATGGCTACTTATTTGTGGAGTATCTAGACCACCTCAGCTTGAAGATGATCGCAGCTCAGATTTTGACATATGGACATCACGATACCAACTACTCCTATTTCCATAGGCAGCCGTAGCAGTCAGTGTGATAAATTCAGTGAGCATTCTGCCTTGCTATACGGGTTTTGTTACAGTAAGAATTGTCTCTTACCGATAAGCTTATCATTTCTTAAGGAGAGATAACTTTCCAAGCAATCTTGTGACAAAGCATATTCTATGTTATTTTTGCAAAGCACAATTATTGATCAAATTAATGATAATCCTCTATTAGTTGAATAAATTGTTTGGCTTTCAACCATGCCTTTTCTTGGAAGGGCAAAACCGGTAATTTTGTTAAGAAAAGACAAAGTGTGTTCTAGATACTAGTTGCATAAATTATTTGGTTTTCAACCATGCCTTTTCTTGGAAGGACAAGAATGGTTGTTTCCTTGAGAAAAGAAAACGTCTTATATCTTCCTAATGTGTGGGAGAAATGCAAATGTCATAATAGCTCGTAATAATGCTTCTCTGAGAATCTCTTATTTTTTTAATGTCAAAGTGATAGTTTTGTGGACCTCGGTTGAAATATGAATCTCCAGTTAACCCTCTCCATAAGAGTAGTTTCAAAGTTCAAATAGATTGCACACTTAGCCTAGCAttataaataatatttttttaaatTATTGGAATAGAAGGAAACATGATATAATATTGGAGGTTGATGGGACAAGCAATAGATAACAATCCAATCCAAACGTGTTCTCTGATACTTAACATGTTTGAGTTTATTTTATCAAACCCGATGATTACTTGCTTGATTGGCCGACCACTACTATATATGTGGTACTTGCTATTTGTTCCCTCTTTGCCTCATCACTCCAAGACCCCTCCCTTTCCTTGACATGGAGCTTGAGCTTAGTCTAGGCGATCTTCCAGCTCCAGTGAAGGCCAGCACCATGCCTGCGTCGGCGACATgccaaggagaagaccacgacGACCTTGCGCTAGGGCTACGAGTAACGGCTACCCAAAGAGCTGACCAAGATAACCAGAGGATAAGCATAGAAACTGCGGAGGGAGAAGAAGATAGCGACGAAGCATGCCGCGAACTGCCTGTCAGAGCAAGCCCTTTTCGCCAAGCCTCTTCACAAACAGGTGAGTTGAAGAGAATCCTGCGGAACAAGCTGTTGAATTGATCGGTTTTCGGTTCCCATCCCAGTAGGTCTATCCATATGTTGCTATGTGCTCGTAGCTTCTGTGTCTGTAAAAGTCTTTGTATGCTGATGAGTCTTTTTATCTGTACAGCGAGTGCGAATTCACGCGGGTTTGATGTGAACGCTGCTGTTCCGGTGGATGGCAGAGCATCGATAGCGAGGTCTTTGCCACCGCCGTCCATGCATATGGAGGTTCCTGTGGCACAGGGAGTTGATGAGGAAGGTTCAGAGGACGAAGACAATGGAGGTGGAAGGGTGAGGAAGAAACTGAGGCTGTCCAAGGAACAGTCTGCGTTTCTAGAGGGTAGCTTCAAAGAGCACAGCACGCTAACCCTGGTATGCACCTTCTGCCTGCATATTTTCTTAATCGATCAAAATAAGTGGATGATATAGCTGGATATTCATTCGGCATATATACAGGAACAGAAGAGCTGTTTAGCCAACCGGCTGAGCCTTCGACCGCGCCAAGTTGAGGTCTGGTTCCAAAACAGAAGAGCCAGGTATGTAACAAAATTTATATAGCAGTAATTTATATACCATTTTTTGATGTCACCATTTTCCAAAACAGAAGAGCGAGGAAATCTAACACCATGTTTATCACAGGACGAAGCTGAAGCAGACGGAGGCGGACTGCGAGCGCCTGAAGCGCTGCTGCGACGCGCTGGCACGGGAGAACCGTAAGCTCCAGCGGGAGGTGGCGGAGCTGCGCGCCTCCCGTGCCCCGTACCCGCTCTACAATCTGAATCACCACCTGTCTGGGTTCAGCACGGTGCTCCCAGCGGGCTCATCATGTGACGCCACCACCCGTTCCACCGTCTCCGCCGCGTCATCTCCGGGACTGTCGCCGATGTCCACCTTGTTTCCCGGCAGGCCTCACTTTGGCCCCTTCACCGTCGTCAGCCACCCGGTGCCCCCCCTACGCCGCCAGCCGTCAGCGACATTGTGACGTGGCTGGCTTAGCCTGGCCGGCCCGTTCATGTTGCCTTAGTTATGTAAATAGTCTCTTTTTTTTGTCACCAGTGATGTACACATGTATGCATCATACTTTGTAAACTCTATATAGTTTAGCCAGTTTTATAACGGTAGATGAGCTCGCTTATAGTAGGTGTGGAATTTGCTATTACGTGGCTGACTTTGGAAAGTTGATTTGGCTTTGTAAAATATGATCAATGATGTGGTTTGTAGAGGTGTCATCCTGGCAATTGTCAGGAGACCTCTAATTTCCATTTGTGTACCAGTCACAGTGTAGCACATGCCATTTCATGGTTAAACATTAACTGTGACCCAATGACTCTGCATGCTGGCTGAAAATGACAATGAAATTGGTGATGCTGACCTCTGCAAATTACAATCATTGAGGCTGTATCACTGTCACTACGTATGCGTATGTGTAGGAGAATTTGCCAGTTATGAAACTTCTCTTGGTGGTTGCGTGATTGCCGGCAAAAAGAAACAAACGAGAGGGAGCATGCAACGTGTAGCAACACTGGCCAAATAATCAAACTGCTGTATGGAATTCTGGGTTCCCGCCGGACGCCGTCAGCATCAAGTTGAATATGCGCTGCACAACTGTCACCTAAGTGTACACTACGTTAGAATTATGTCGATTATCTATATAGGGATATAGTTTGGACTCGGAATATGCAGAGGGTTAGGTGTTTAGTTCGAACATATGAAAGTCAGGACTATTAATGAAGTGCACCGTCGCATGGCCAAAAGAGACTAAACGAAGCTGTTGGCTAGACAGGAGATCACGAAGGGGATGGTCCGGGCGACTGTGCCAAGGGTATCCGGACAGGCCATGGGGCATTGAGATGTGTCTGATGGCCACGGCCAACTTGTCGTCGATTCGTATTATGTGATTTAGTTCATGGAAGGAGCACCCATAGTCATGCTCCTAGGGAATGTATTGATATTGGTTAACATACACGTATCATCTCCCTGTTCTTAGAAAAAACATATCATCTCTCTCATCTACTTTTAGTAATGATCTATTTGCATCTTTTGTAACACACTTTTCAATGTCAAGCATTGTAAGATAAGATAAGCTTGGCGATTACGCACGTCGAGACAAGGGGAGAGACACA
Coding sequences within it:
- the LOC125527872 gene encoding homeobox-leucine zipper protein HOX7-like, with product MELELSLGDLPAPVKASTMPASATCQGEDHDDLALGLRVTATQRADQDNQRISIETAEGEEDSDEACRELPVRASPFRQASSQTASANSRGFDVNAAVPVDGRASIARSLPPPSMHMEVPVAQGVDEEGSEDEDNGGGRVRKKLRLSKEQSAFLEGSFKEHSTLTLEQKSCLANRLSLRPRQVEVWFQNRRARTKLKQTEADCERLKRCCDALARENRKLQREVAELRASRAPYPLYNLNHHLSGFSTVLPAGSSCDATTRSTVSAASSPGLSPMSTLFPGRPHFGPFTVVSHPVPPLRRQPSATL